One genomic segment of Sphingomonas sp. KR3-1 includes these proteins:
- the dgcA gene encoding N-acetyl-D-Glu racemase DgcA, whose product MHRTLTARHDRFALTKPFRISRGVKTEADVVTVSIRAGALEGKGEGVPYARYSESVESALAEIERVRPAIEAGAGREQLLALLSAGAARNAVDCALWDLEAREAGRSVAELLGAPEPVPLASALTIVIDTPMMMGAAARRIASAPLLKVKVDGRLPDAQIRAVRTAAPNARLIVDPNESWDARLVEAMQPLLAELKVDLLEQPVSAEIDACLEGFTHLVPIAADESIHTTAELDVVSRRYEVVNIKLDKAGGLTEALKLAQATRARGLGLMTGCMVSSSLSIAAALHIARMSDFADLDGPIWLAKDRPGGVEDRDGTLYPPVKGFWGTP is encoded by the coding sequence ATGCACCGAACCCTCACGGCCCGCCACGATCGCTTCGCACTGACCAAGCCCTTCCGCATCTCCCGCGGGGTGAAGACCGAGGCCGATGTGGTCACGGTATCGATCCGGGCGGGGGCGCTGGAGGGGAAGGGCGAAGGCGTTCCCTATGCCCGCTACAGCGAAAGCGTCGAAAGCGCGCTGGCCGAGATCGAGCGGGTGCGCCCGGCGATCGAGGCGGGGGCCGGGCGCGAGCAACTGCTGGCGCTGCTGTCAGCGGGTGCCGCGCGCAACGCCGTCGATTGCGCGCTGTGGGATCTCGAGGCGCGCGAGGCGGGCAGGAGCGTCGCCGAACTGCTCGGTGCGCCCGAGCCGGTGCCGCTCGCCAGCGCGCTGACCATCGTGATCGACACGCCGATGATGATGGGGGCTGCAGCGCGCCGCATCGCCAGCGCGCCGCTGCTCAAGGTCAAGGTCGACGGCCGGCTGCCCGATGCGCAGATCCGGGCGGTGCGCACCGCCGCGCCGAACGCCAGGCTGATCGTCGATCCGAACGAGAGCTGGGACGCCCGGCTGGTCGAGGCGATGCAGCCCTTGCTCGCCGAGCTGAAGGTCGACCTGCTCGAGCAGCCGGTCTCCGCCGAGATCGATGCGTGCCTGGAAGGATTCACGCACCTGGTGCCGATCGCCGCCGATGAATCGATCCACACCACCGCGGAGCTCGACGTCGTCTCGCGCCGCTACGAGGTGGTGAACATCAAGCTCGACAAGGCCGGGGGGCTTACCGAGGCGCTCAAGCTTGCGCAGGCGACCCGTGCGCGGGGGCTCGGGCTGATGACCGGCTGCATGGTCAGCTCGTCGCTTTCGATCGCCGCGGCGCTGCACATCGCGCGCATGTCCGACTTCGCCGACCTTGACGGCCCGATCTGGCTCGCCAAGGATCGTCCGGGCGGGGTCGA